The DNA window gcgcagggccgccgcgagcgcctcgttgcggtgctgcagctcgtcccAGAGCTGCGTCGcccgctcggcgtcgtcgccggcgcgccacGCGAGCATCTTCTTGACCATGCCGACCGTCTGGCTGCCGCAGTCGACGTCGCACATGcgcagcgccacgcccgccggaaggcgcaggtcgtcgtcgccgccttcgatCTCGACGTCCCACGTCGaggctgcgtcgtcgaccgtcGCGACGAGCCGGTCGCTGAAGCCGGGAGCGCCCGGCTCGggcagcccggcgaggacggcgggcgagaaTCGCCGGTACGTGCAGGAGCCGtagacggcggccgcgacgtcgaaACCGGACCCGACCTTGCCCTGGGCCGCGCagtgcgccgcctgcgcgaggtTGTGCAGCGTGCGACGGccctcgggcgtcgaggcgtcgAAGGCGTCGCGCGGGAGGTAGTGGctgagcagcgccgccgtgagcgacgtgacgagcgccgccgaggagcccaGCCCCGTCTTGTTGGCGCCGCTCAGCGGCACGGCGAACTTGGCGAAGCGGCCCCTGGCTGGGTCGGCCGGCGTGGGTGTCGACTGCGAGTAGTAGTCATTGTCGGCAAGGACGATgaggcgcgccgcgctgaTCCGACCCCCGGCCGAGTGCGCGGCAATGTAGGTGAGCGCATAGCTCAGTGTTGTCTCAACAAACGAGTTGGCTTGTATTTTGGAGCCCCTACGCGCGCGAAAGCGAAAAGACATGTGCGTGTCAGCGAGATGGATCGGCCTTGGTCGGACGACATGTGAGTGTAACCTCCTCCCGCCGTGCGAGATGTCCGTCATATCCGTCTCGCTTCGGAACccacccgcggccgaggaAACAGACAGAGAGGCACGCGACATCGCACAAACCGGACGGCGGCACGCGCCAAAAGGGGTTCTTTTGTTTTGGgggacaaggggggggggggtttgctGTCTTCCAGACTCACACTTGCAGCTGCGTGACCTTGATGCCGCCACCCTCGGACGCCAAGTGGTACCCGTACCGCCACTGGGCCTCGAGGAACTGCGGGCTCTCGACGACAATTTCGTTGACCTGGACGCCCTGGCTCGTGTGGATGGCGCCCGCCACGACGTTGATGCGCGCGCTCAGCCCAAAGACGAGCCCCGTGTACTTGCGGTCCAGCACCAGGtagccgcccgccagcagcaccttgcccggcgccgagacggccaCGGTGGGGTGCAGTTGGCCGGgcatcgcgacgacgactgcgacgacggcggcggcgaatggggcgcgcgggcggtgatggtggtgatggtggtggtggtggtggtggtgagctcGGTGGCCCTACTCGctcggccgctgcggcgccaaAGCCaaagctgggcggcgcgtggATGAGACGCTTCTCAAAAAGAAAATTCAAATCTCGCGGGCAGGACGGGAGTCGGATCGCTGAGCCGAGCGGCTTTGCCAAGGCGAGAGCTCTCGGTTGTCGATCGATGTATGTGAGATGCCGAGTGAGGCTTCAGCtcgggggggcggggcggagATGGTGAAGCTCTCTCATCAAGTGAGGCCGAAGTGAGTGGGGCAAAGAGAGTTGAGAGAGGTCCGACTTGGTTGCTTAGCCGTTGGTCAAGCGCCCGAGCGGGACCACATATACTACTAATAGTATAGCATATTGTACGGAGCAAGTTACTTTGTAACTAGTTACTACTATTTCGTACATGGTAacaagtacgaagtacaatGTAATTAATCCTCGTCGCAATTGGGAGCTCCCACCCtcgcaggcaggcaggtaggcaggcaggtaggcaggcaggtagtGCAGGCAGGGGCGAACGACCCCGTACCACCATTACAATTTACCACCAACCCCGCCACCACGGGGCCCTCCATTCGCAACAAGCCGTCCGCGCGGCATCGAACCGCTGCCATTAGTTTTGATCGAAGGATTGAGTGATTGATGATAGTAGATGCGGAAGACATGTTGGCACGATTGGTGCAACGCACCCCCATTCTCCCGACGAATGCTCAACGGCTACACCAGTCACTAATGCGACACGCGATCGATTCCGTTGTACGTGGCGAAGAGCATCGTTCGCAccggcggtgcggcggtgCTATCCAAGGGAGACCGGCAACTATGGATTCAAGACTGGTTCGTCTCATCTCTAGTACGCTTCGCGGCCACCATGCCCTATACTGTAGTAGCGACGGCAAAGAGTCCCTGCATACCGACTCATCACTCACTTACTTACCCGCGCCAGCCCGCTCCTAAACCACGGACAACTCCAGCCTCACTACTCCGTACACTTTACCAAGACCAGTTCAGTCCATGTGGCTCAGATCTCGTTGTATTAGATCTATATAATACAAGCAGCAGGGGCTTGTTCTTTaccacctcgtcgaggccctcgctcaggcgccgccgtcaaccaACTGCAACCCCTTCCCGCCTCTTGACCCCTTATGCTGCTATTTGGCCTTTTTTCATGCCGAGTGGAGATGTGTCTATCGCTGGGCTGGTCCCGCCCGACCGCCAATGCCGTCTCGTCCCgtcctgtctgtctgtgccCTGTTCCGggccgccctgcccaagGCTCCAGTCCCGTTTTGTAAAAAACAAATCCAAACGCCATGCCCGCATTGAACATAGGAAAAACTCTGATACCCTCATGCAGAGCCTCTGGTCGTCTACAACGACACCCCAAACTCCTTCCTTGCTGTGAACACGAACACAATGGGGTATCAAACAAGAGGCTCGCAAAAGGCAACCGAACGCTCTCACCACTCAACCACTTCttcacgccgccggcgcctcctgTCCGCCGCCTAGAAGCTCCAGCACCTTGTTCACCACGGCACTTGGATAGCCGCGCGTGAGCATCTCGCCAACCACACCCTTGGCCTGCTCCCTCTGCTCGACCGCCAGGTACGCCCTCGTCATGGCCTCGTACGTGCTGGGCTCGCGCTTCTCGCGCAAGACTGCGTCGTAGATCTGCTGCGCCTTGTCGATCTTCTTCTGCGCCGTCCAGCCGTGAATTAATGTGTTGGCAATGTACGGGGTAAGCTCAACCCCCATCTTTCGCATCTGCGAGAGCAGGGGTTCCGTGGCTGTGACCTGGTGGTTGGCGACCATGGCCTCGAAGAGCGCCTGGAAGAGGCTCGCATTGACGGGAACCAGCGAGTCACGAATGACGCTGTCGAACAGTTGTCGGGCGCCCTCCATGTCGTGCTGGACGCAGCCCCGAGCGTGGATCAGCGACGCATAGTGGACTGGCTCGGCTCGCTGGCCAGAGGCTCGAATCATGTCGAGGACTTGCTCAGCGGCCGTCATATCAACGGGCTCGAGCGTCGCGTGCGTGTCGACCAGAAGCTTGAACGTGTGCGACGTAGGAGCGATGCCCTTCGCCTTCATGCGCTCGTAGTAGGCAAGCACTTTGCTCTTGTCCCTCTTGGTTGTCAGGAAGAACTGCATCATGCTGTTATACGGAGCAGGCCGGGCCTTGTAGTTGGGCATGGCCTCCATCTCATCAAACAGCGTCTCCGCAAACTTCTCATCACTGACACGGCACAGGGCATTGACGATGGTGCCGTACGTGACGGAAGTCGGCTTGATGCCCAACGCCCTCATCTCGGTAAAGTAAAACAGGCAGTCGTCAATGCGGCGAGCCTTGCCGAGCTTACCAATGAGAGCATTGTACAAGAACGAGCTGGGTTCCACGCCCTCCGTCTTCGCCCGGTGGAAGATTCGAACAGCCTCAGAGGCCTCGTCGAACGTCTTCGTCGAGTCCTTCAAAGTCGTGATGTAGAGGCCAAAGGTGTTCGCAGAAGGAGCAGCACCCATCTCCAGGAGCTCCTGATGGTACTGCTCAGCCCGGCCGCGGTTACCCATGGTCAGGCAAGCGCCCACCATTGCGTCGAGAATCGAAGACCAGCCGTAGCGGACCATGGCGTATTGGGGCATCAGCGGAACGTCAGtgcgcgccatggcgagAATGTCGTGGCAGAGCTCCATCTTCCCctcgcgagcggcggcggaaaTCATCTTGGCGTACGTGATGTagcgagggtggcggccagcgcgacgcATGTTTCGGAAACGGTTGAGGGCATCACCCAGGCGCGCGCCCTTGCGGCCGTGGCTGCCCTCGAGATCGTCAGCGATGAGAGACGAACCCTTGAAATCGGTGCTGTGGGCGTGCGGGTCGAAGTTGTCCTCGAAGCTGGAAACGGTGGGCGTCGACAGGAACGGCGACGCACTCATCGCCTGTGAAGGCAACGAAGACATCTGCGAAGCCATTTCGCGGGGGTCCACGATTCCTCGCGTCTCCATGTACCGCTGGATGAACTCAACACCCTCATCAACCTCCTCAGTCAGGTGCGTCTGCGCTTCGGATGCCGAGGCACGGATGCGCTGGAACATCGTCTCTGACTGGGCCAGGCCCTCGGCCACCTGTCCAGAACCGATCAGGGCAACGGCGTACATGGCCGTCGGCTCGATGAAAGCCGCAGTAGCGTGGACTTCCGGACGAGAAAGGGCGTGCCAGTACTTGGTGGCTAAGGCGACGTCACCCTCGCGGATGCTCATGGCAAGCAACGCCATGGTAGGTGTGACAAGAGCCTGAGCGTCGCCTTTGATGCTACCATACGCCTCGATTGCTGTCATCTTCTCGTTGTGGTCGGCAGCAACGGTGGCGATGTGGGACATAGCCTTTGACTGAGCCTCAGCCTCAACGGACTGAGCCCAGTGGAAAGCCTCCTGGTAGATGCCGCGGGAAATGAAGCCTttgacgaagccgaggtTGACAAGGGCGTCCTTGATGTCCACCGCACGAACGCCATACTCGCTGACAATCTTCTTGAAGAACTTCATAGCGCCCTCAATCTTGTCCGATACAACATAGGCATTGATAACAGCAGCATAGACCTGGTCATCAAGTCGGTCGTGAAGGCTGGCGCTTCCGTTGTCGTGAGCTACCGCAAGGCTGCGATACTCGTTGTAGCACTCGACTGCGCTGACAAGGTCACCACGGCTGGCAAACGCTGTAATCATCGCAGGAAAGATGGCCGAAATTGGCGCAGTCTTGCTGAATTCCATGTGCTCAAACAGGCGGAGCATATCCGACACGCGGCCAGCCTCGGCGCAGGCAATGATCAGCTCGTGATAAGTCTCGGCAGAGTACATGGCGACATCAGCGTCGGCCGACTGGTCGAAGAGCTTGATGGCGAGATCGAGCCTGTCATCCTCGCAAAGAATGGCATGCTCAAGCTCGTGAGACGCGAGCATGAACTTGCCCGGCTCGTCCATGCCTCCGAAACGCTGACGCTTGTCCTCGAGAGCCTTCTTCATGGCGGAAACCTCAAGAgacctcgaggccaagaGATTGACGAGAACATCATAAGTCTCGCTGTCTGGTGTGACACGTCGGCGGATCATGTCAGCATAGACATCGAGAGCTTTAGAAACAATCTCAATCTTCTTCGTCGGGATGTGGATAGCGGCCAACAAGAGGGCGTTGTAGGCACTGGCAATGGGCTTGACGCCCGTGGCCAGCATGGCCTCGAACACCGCGGGAATCTCGCCATATCGGTCGGCGGCAACCAGCTTCGCCAAGTGGTCGGCATAAGATTGGGACTGGCTATCAACCGGAGGAGTCGCAGTGCGCGCCACACTCCTGGGCGTATGCGACAGGGACCCAGGAAcagaggccgagggcgcatTTTCAGCGGCCTCCTGCAACTGTCGAGCCTCAATCTCCttctcgagggcggcgttgatGTGTGCCAAGGCGGCAGCCTCTTCCGCCGTGAAAGAAGAGGCGCCGTCATTGTCGATCGCCTCGACAACAagctcgctggcggcggcggcatcttcttcgccgGTGAGAACAGTCGAAGAGCTGGGCTTCCATTCGATCCGCTTCTGAAACTCAAACTGAGTCCActccttgtcggcctcgccagcaGCCTGTTGCTTCTGGAGAGCCTCAAAATAGGCATCTAAGCCGCCATGCACATGGCCATGTCGGTGGTCGGAGGAGAGGCCGGCTCCCGTCCGCTCAGAATGAAACGCCGAATGAAGCTGGAAGTTGGAGAGACGCCCGAGTCTGTTGGTGTGCCGGCGACCAAAGACCGGGCGATTCTGAGAGTTTAAAACATGAgggtgggcggcagcgacaacagACTGTGCGTAGCCGTGGGTGGTGATGGACTTTGCGAATGTAGATCCTTGACGGATGAAATTCGTGTACAGCGACGAATAGATGGTGGGCATTTAGAAGActggagggggaggggactgCGGAAAACACAGGGTCAGCTGCTGCTTCAAGGGGAAAatggaagaggaggaggtgccGTTGTGGTCAATGTTTGCCTGAGGTCGCGGGCGCCAGGCGTCGACGTTGAGTCACGGTCGGTTGAACCGAGTGCAACGGCGAAGCTCTGGGGCAAGCGCAGGGGCGAAAACAGCGGCGGGGACAGAACAGCACTCACGTAGAGATTAAAGAATGAAAACGATTGCAGGTTCATTTGACAGTGCCGAAGCCCGTCAAACAAACGCGCGGTCCAGAAAGGGAGGGATtatggtgacggtggtggtcgttgttgtcgtcgtgttGTGTAGAAAGAGGAAGGGGCAGCAGGATGCCAGTGCTTGAAGAAGTATTGGCCTCAGGACCAGGAAGGGGGGCACGAGTGATGCGGCGCGGGTACGAGTCTTAGAATGCGGGAGATGACCAGCGAAGGCATGTGCTGGGAGGGCGGGGCCAGGCGCCTTTTTTGGACGGGCGCGCAGGGATGAGGGAAATGGAGCGCACGGGAGCTCTAGGGCgtgcgctgggctgggctgccacCTGCTGGGTGAGCCGGCGCAGCAGTTCGGGTCCCGTCGTTAGTGCCGCTCCACTACCTTTCCTAGAATCCTAGGTAGGTTCCCACTatgcgaggcgaggtggaCCGCCTACGGACGCCTACGGACGCCTAGGTACGGGCGACCGCGGGCGCCTGCGGGTGCGCCAGGGACAGAGGCCCTGGACGCCCCGGGAGGGATTCGGGTGCGGAGATACGGGCTGTTAGGTGTGGTACcgatgggcagggcagggccatGCAGCGCTGCTGGGTCAGCACCTCGAGGATCCGTCCAATCCCTTCGCCCGGGTATTTTTCACTGGagacgctgccgcggcgcgggccaacCAGCGCTGGGCAAACgcaattttttttttcactTCTGCTTGGGGCTGCCCAGCTCGGGTCTAAGTACGGGTCGAGTCGtcttcggcgacggcatTGCCTCTCCTCACGATGTCGCGTCGCGTCCCGACGACCAACGCAAACAGATGGGTATTGAGAGGCCATGGTGTCCTCAGCTCGCATTCATGCACCAACTGCCCTCCATCTCGGGGTCGCGGTGACGTTTCCCCTGTCCTCGATCGGCACACGCGACAGGAGCCAGGCCACCAggcatgcgtgcgtgcgtgtccgTTACATGCGGGTGAAagtggatggatgacgaCCACAATGTCCTAGGGCGTGTGGCAGGACGGGTACGCAAGCAGGGGTCTGCGGAGCGAGCACAGCGCCGTTGGACAAGACAGACTGGGGCTGGGAACGGTGctccggtggtggtgggccaCCATGGGTGAAGCCGGAGCGCAGGGGCAGCGCCACAGCCCGCCTGTCAGTCAGCCTGTCGGGAGACGCCCAGAGCAACTTGTTGATTCATCGAAGCGGGTGCCCCGGTGGTGATTTCCCTGGCGGCAATGGCAGGCGTGCCAGCCTTGAAGCGGCCCAACTCAGGTTGCCAGCAGGCCTCATTACTGGAGTACTTTTCATTGCTGGAGTTAGTACTTTGGGAAGGGCTTTGATCGGTGTCCTGGCGCGCGTGAGTTACaaggtactccgtacctaCCTGTTGGCAGCCAATTCCATGTAATATTTCTGTTACGACGCTACCACTGTTCTTGTCCCAACGACAGAGACGCCCAAAGAAGCATGATGCATGGGAAACGTACGAGCTCAGTCAGTTCTGCAGATAATGGGCCTCGGGCATGAAAACCGCCGTCCCCCACACAGTTGTCGCCTCTGCAGTGCGACTGCGCGTAATCCTGCGATCCTGACATGCCCGCCCTTCGAGGCTCAATCTAAACGCGCGGGCAAGGTCCTCCGTCAACACTCTCAGGGCCGCTATTGGGTTTTCAGGTTCCCCGGACTGACGGCACAGTGCATccgcgccacgccctcgcagGAAATCTGACTGATGAGCACCAAAAGATACCGCGTACGCAAAACGTTAGCATCCGTTGCGCCCCTGCCAGCTGGAGCGCTGCCGCtcagggggggggcaggcgcCCCACGGCTTTCTTTGCCTGTCACATGGCCTCTGCCCACGAAAATGTCCCGTCTGTCGTTCGGATGAGCCGGGCACCAACGAAACCCCGGCCCGCCGGCAGCTTGTGGCTGCCACACCCGCACGCCATCTACGACTCGGCCTTTTCTCGAACCCGGGCCCGACAAGATTGTCCGTGTCGGTCGAGACGCCTTCGTTGGCCAGCGTTTTGCGACCGAGACGCATCGGAGGCAAAATCGCCGAGACGCGTTGAAGTCACCGTCTCGCAGTTGTCGCAGGTTGGCCAGCAGGGAGGGACACGTTGGAGTTGGCAGCCGCCTGCCGTTGCCCAGGAACACGGCCACTAGGTCTGTGAGCGCGCGGTCTTGAGTCGCTCGCCCGTGGGCTTCGCAGGTAGCTACGTCATGCGCAACGCAGCCGGTCAGGGAAGAAGGCCAACATCGTGCTTGCGGTCACCGACGAAATGCTCCTGTAAACACGTGTTTCATGTTCTGTACATACACCATGGGAAGACGCGCAAATGCGGTACTTCAAATGAGCCAAGTTGCTGCCGGCGGAGAGGTATTAGCattgtacttcgtaccaagTACCAAGTACACCACATCACGAACAACGGGTTCTTTGGATAACTTCCCACCTCTGATTGTCCAGTAGTCGcttcccaccaccacggaATGCTTGATTCAGTCCTCAGGCATTCATCGGCGTCAATGACGCCTAAATCTGGGGAAGCTTGGACCCGAACCCCGGGTACCGTTTGAACATCAGATGCGATCCCGCCAAGCCTGCCTATCAATCTTATCGATAAGCTCCCCGATAAGCCTGGTCCCTTgcaaagaaaaaaaattcCCAGCTTCTTGGGCGCAGTGTTGGCGAACTGCAACACCAGGCCCCACATTCGTCGACCTCGGAGCATCGCCCAGCCTGCTGTTCACAAtggccgacgatggcatGCTGCTCAACTTTGAGCTGGGCCCTGAGCCTTTGAAGACGCAGGTCAAGTTTAAaggcggccgctggcgcgACAGGAAGCGTGCAGAACGAGGCGCTCGGTTGGCATCGgagcgaggcgagacgaCCAAGAACGAGACCGACGACGGAGCAAGATTTACGAAGCGACGTCGAGTCGAAGACGAAGACACAGACGGAACTCCCAGCTACAGGACAGGTCCCCGCCCGAGTTTCTCCAAACGACCCGAAGGTCCGCGACAGGACACTTCACAGTCCGGCTTTTCTGGTCACCATAAGAGCCACGCGGGGGACGCACCCAAAGGCAACCGCCAGGTGATCTCCAGGCTTTTTTCATTCAACCCTGCGCAGACGACCGCCGTAGAGGAAAAGGAGGGGGAATGGACGGCACCGCAGGCGACCAATGCACCGCTGTCCGATGTTGCCAACTTTGGATCTCTCACGCTCTCGTCCcgcctggtcgacgagcttgccAAGATGAAGCTTGAGCGGCCGACAGCAATTCAGCAAAAAGTCATACCGCAC is part of the Purpureocillium takamizusanense chromosome 7, complete sequence genome and encodes:
- the ERG8 gene encoding Phosphomevalonate kinase (EggNog:ENOG503NV7P~COG:I) — protein: MPGQLHPTVAVSAPGKVLLAGGYLVLDRKYTGLVFGLSARINVVAGAIHTSQGVQVNEIVVESPQFLEAQWRYGYHLASEGGGIKVTQLQVGSKIQANSFVETTLSYALTYIAAHSAGGRISAARLIVLADNDYYSQSTPTPADPARGRFAKFAVPLSGANKTGLGSSAALVTSLTAALLSHYLPRDAFDASTPEGRRTLHNLAQAAHCAAQGKVGSGFDVAAAVYGSCTYRRFSPAVLAGLPEPGAPGFSDRLVATVDDAASTWDVEIEGGDDDLRLPAGVALRMCDVDCGSQTVGMVKKMLAWRAGDDAERATQLWDELQHRNEALAAALRHGRADELPGLLAAVRERVRDMGRRSGVPVEPEAQTELLDALGGVEGVYGGVVPGAGGYDALALLMRDDDGGDTVRRVEARLAAWSRDGGKGSRVRLLDVKGETEGVRLESLDEYRGWLA
- the ERG8 gene encoding Phosphomevalonate kinase (EggNog:ENOG503NV7P~COG:I); amino-acid sequence: MSRASLSVSSAAGGFRSETDMTDISHGGRRLHSHVVRPRPIHLADTHMSFRFRARRGSKIQANSFVETTLSYALTYIAAHSAGGRISAARLIVLADNDYYSQSTPTPADPARGRFAKFAVPLSGANKTGLGSSAALVTSLTAALLSHYLPRDAFDASTPEGRRTLHNLAQAAHCAAQGKVGSGFDVAAAVYGSCTYRRFSPAVLAGLPEPGAPGFSDRLVATVDDAASTWDVEIEGGDDDLRLPAGVALRMCDVDCGSQTVGMVKKMLAWRAGDDAERATQLWDELQHRNEALAAALRHGRADELPGLLAAVRERVRDMGRRSGVPVEPEAQTELLDALGGVEGVYGGVVPGAGGYDALALLMRDDDGGDTVRRVEARLAAWSRDGGKGSRVRLLDVKGETEGVRLESLDEYRGWLA
- a CDS encoding uncharacterized protein (COG:S~EggNog:ENOG503NXQT) → MPTIYSSLYTNFIRQGSTFAKSITTHGYAQSVVAAAHPHVLNSQNRPVFGRRHTNRLGRLSNFQLHSAFHSERTGAGLSSDHRHGHVHGGLDAYFEALQKQQAAGEADKEWTQFEFQKRIEWKPSSSTVLTGEEDAAAASELVVEAIDNDGASSFTAEEAAALAHINAALEKEIEARQLQEAAENAPSASVPGSLSHTPRSVARTATPPVDSQSQSYADHLAKLVAADRYGEIPAVFEAMLATGVKPIASAYNALLLAAIHIPTKKIEIVSKALDVYADMIRRRVTPDSETYDVLVNLLASRSLEVSAMKKALEDKRQRFGGMDEPGKFMLASHELEHAILCEDDRLDLAIKLFDQSADADVAMYSAETYHELIIACAEAGRVSDMLRLFEHMEFSKTAPISAIFPAMITAFASRGDLVSAVECYNEYRSLAVAHDNGSASLHDRLDDQVYAAVINAYVVSDKIEGAMKFFKKIVSEYGVRAVDIKDALVNLGFVKGFISRGIYQEAFHWAQSVEAEAQSKAMSHIATVAADHNEKMTAIEAYGSIKGDAQALVTPTMALLAMSIREGDVALATKYWHALSRPEVHATAAFIEPTAMYAVALIGSGQVAEGLAQSETMFQRIRASASEAQTHLTEEVDEGVEFIQRYMETRGIVDPREMASQMSSLPSQAMSASPFLSTPTVSSFEDNFDPHAHSTDFKGSSLIADDLEGSHGRKGARLGDALNRFRNMRRAGRHPRYITYAKMISAAAREGKMELCHDILAMARTDVPLMPQYAMVRYGWSSILDAMVGACLTMGNRGRAEQYHQELLEMGAAPSANTFGLYITTLKDSTKTFDEASEAVRIFHRAKTEGVEPSSFLYNALIGKLGKARRIDDCLFYFTEMRALGIKPTSVTYGTIVNALCRVSDEKFAETLFDEMEAMPNYKARPAPYNSMMQFFLTTKRDKSKVLAYYERMKAKGIAPTSHTFKLLVDTHATLEPVDMTAAEQVLDMIRASGQRAEPVHYASLIHARGCVQHDMEGARQLFDSVIRDSLVPVNASLFQALFEAMVANHQVTATEPLLSQMRKMGVELTPYIANTLIHGWTAQKKIDKAQQIYDAVLREKREPSTYEAMTRAYLAVEQREQAKGVVGEMLTRGYPSAVVNKVLELLGGGQEAPAA